In one Sphingomonas sp. AP4-R1 genomic region, the following are encoded:
- a CDS encoding sensor domain-containing diguanylate cyclase: MPVRTASLKDDSAEAFAKAILVGVTYFFAALFSLELSNGLFGFAPIWPANAVLLAAILHGGRPGRRYLVISAIASMAANRLSGGTWLMCAGFTVANLSEPLLARAMVRRLGLMPGMPTVSGRCLALFCLVAAVAAAASAAIATNFAVGSYAIFFASWFLADCLGMLIITPIAIMVADALDEGAWQRLRRIPRQYVIEAVLLLSLVTVASLIAFMANRYPMLFLPLAAMMLVVVRLGTVGVSLGVVVVAAIATVATGLGSGPVVMIHVGRLQEVLCVQLYLFVLYAACLPSTALLGAQRRLLDELREKNRLLNLAEAAAQLGHWRFTADNRQMFCSAETYRIHGVDPSGPPIPPEDVFDVYYVDEDRDRVRAIVHAAMLEGEGYEYRSRIRRPDGEVRHVFVRGEIHRDPQGAIVAIFGTIQDCTVQTEQESALDHARIAAEEAAAAARLASETDALTGLPNRRQLLVVLDRSHQQARDLNQALAVAILDIDHFKRVNDTFGHVIGDRVLQRVARAAASALRGSDFIGRFGGEEFIIVLPNAPLDVAETIADRVRAAIEADAMEGLGDRPRVTASLGVAGWQPGEAMTALLQRADEALYDAKRGGRNLVRCAQRRIDAGPASDMIREA; encoded by the coding sequence ATGCCCGTGCGAACCGCCTCTCTTAAAGACGATAGTGCCGAGGCATTCGCTAAGGCGATTCTCGTCGGTGTCACCTATTTCTTTGCCGCGCTCTTTTCGCTCGAGCTGAGCAACGGCCTCTTCGGATTTGCACCGATCTGGCCGGCCAATGCGGTGCTGCTCGCCGCAATCCTGCACGGCGGCCGCCCAGGGCGCCGCTATCTTGTCATCAGTGCGATCGCCAGCATGGCCGCGAACCGCCTTTCGGGTGGCACCTGGCTGATGTGTGCGGGCTTCACCGTCGCCAACCTGTCCGAGCCGCTGCTCGCCCGCGCGATGGTACGCAGGCTGGGCCTGATGCCCGGCATGCCGACCGTATCGGGGCGATGCCTGGCCCTGTTCTGTCTGGTCGCGGCGGTCGCGGCCGCCGCCAGCGCCGCCATCGCGACCAATTTCGCGGTCGGCAGCTACGCGATTTTCTTCGCGTCCTGGTTCCTGGCCGATTGTCTCGGCATGCTCATCATCACGCCGATCGCGATCATGGTCGCGGATGCGCTGGATGAAGGCGCCTGGCAGCGCCTGCGCCGGATCCCGCGCCAATATGTGATCGAGGCCGTGCTGCTGCTGTCGCTGGTCACGGTCGCTTCGCTGATCGCCTTCATGGCCAATCGCTATCCGATGCTGTTCCTGCCGCTGGCGGCGATGATGCTGGTCGTCGTCCGCCTCGGAACGGTCGGCGTCTCGCTCGGCGTGGTGGTGGTCGCCGCGATCGCCACGGTCGCGACGGGCCTCGGCAGCGGGCCCGTGGTGATGATCCATGTCGGGCGCCTGCAGGAAGTGCTGTGCGTCCAGCTCTATCTGTTCGTTCTGTACGCGGCCTGTCTGCCGTCCACCGCCCTGCTCGGCGCACAACGTCGCCTGCTGGACGAACTGCGCGAGAAGAACCGCCTGCTCAATCTGGCGGAGGCGGCCGCGCAACTCGGCCACTGGCGGTTCACGGCGGACAACCGGCAGATGTTCTGTTCGGCCGAAACCTATCGCATCCACGGTGTCGATCCGTCCGGTCCGCCGATCCCGCCCGAGGATGTGTTCGACGTTTATTATGTCGACGAGGATCGCGATCGCGTCCGCGCCATCGTCCACGCCGCGATGCTGGAGGGGGAGGGCTATGAATATCGCTCCCGCATCCGCCGCCCGGATGGAGAGGTCCGCCATGTCTTCGTGCGTGGCGAGATCCATCGCGATCCGCAGGGCGCGATCGTCGCCATCTTCGGCACGATCCAGGATTGCACGGTCCAGACGGAGCAGGAAAGCGCGCTCGATCACGCGCGCATCGCCGCCGAGGAGGCCGCCGCCGCCGCCCGCCTCGCCTCCGAAACCGATGCGCTCACCGGCCTGCCCAACCGGCGCCAGCTGCTGGTGGTGCTGGATCGCTCGCACCAGCAGGCGCGCGATCTGAATCAGGCGCTGGCGGTCGCCATTCTCGACATCGATCACTTCAAGCGCGTCAACGACACGTTCGGCCATGTCATCGGCGATCGCGTGTTGCAGCGCGTCGCCCGCGCGGCCGCGTCGGCGCTGCGTGGCTCCGATTTCATCGGCCGCTTCGGGGGCGAGGAGTTCATCATCGTCCTGCCCAATGCGCCGCTCGATGTGGCGGAGACGATCGCGGACCGGGTCCGCGCCGCGATCGAGGCGGATGCGATGGAGGGGCTGGGGGACCGGCCCCGCGTTACGGCCAGCCTTGGCGTCGCCGGCTGGCAGCCGGGCGAGGCGATGACGGCGCTGCTCCAGCGCGCGGACGAGGCGCTGTACGATGCGAAGCGCGGAGGGCGAAATCTCGTCCGCTGCGCCCAGCGGCGCATCGATGCCGGCCCGGCATCGGATATGATCCGGGAAGCCTGA
- a CDS encoding M1 family metallopeptidase translates to MRAILLAALAFASPLAIAAAEAPAATAIVADADAPKGKLPDQARPTSYRLDLTILPDQPRFSGHVEIDALVKAETQHLYLHGRDLKMGLATAIVGGRTIPAKWVQVDQTGTARLDFASPLPAGKVTLAFDYDAPFGESPSGLYRIKVGNDWYSWSQFESIDARAAFPSFDEPGFKTPFTVTITTKAGAKAVSNAPETNVTHIRVAPTSAAARFARANKLPVPKTLDVHHFQPTLPLPTYLVAMMAGPYITADGKAPPAANRPAPLPLRIVATRAQAGKLDYALAESPRIVELLEAYFGQPFPFPKLDQIGSPVMPGAMENAGADIYGDDILLLGDGATTRQKQNFGMVVSHELAHQWFGDLVTPAWWDDIWLNESFANWMGYRIGNEWRPEMNIGVGAIDEALAAMNTDALEVGRPIHQTITENGQIDSAFDEITYGKGGQVVAMIAAYLGDEEFRDGVRLHLSRHRYGNATSDEFFQALADAAHDPRVLPALKSFTEQQGVPVVDIRRKDGKLIASQSRYAFLGSTPAPLSWVIPLCLRQGDAKTCTLIDKPTMAIGPAAASAIIPNAGGAGYYRFTLAPQDWAALIVASPTLPAGEALAASDSLWAAFRSGKADAAQLIAAARAMAGSADSNVAVDGGKRLAGLRAVGLIGDDSTADYRTLMGRLYAPKLAAIGFDPAAGAHKADDPDRQKLRQDLVRLVASEAEDDAVRSKLLTAADAYLAGNKAALDDAFLGTALALTVQKGGLPTAKTLLERLVTSEDPLFRARALQAIAGAGHPDIARWVFTLNETRLRPTERVALIGGLAGAMQTRDMTADWILAHYDSIAKGNGIFISSRLPSVLGTQCSADRAREIADTLGPKVKALGAGELAFARTVERIRHCGDLKTAKSGEVAAALKAAVAG, encoded by the coding sequence TTGCGCGCCATCCTGCTCGCCGCCCTCGCCTTCGCCTCCCCGCTCGCCATCGCGGCGGCGGAAGCGCCCGCCGCCACCGCCATCGTGGCCGACGCGGATGCGCCCAAGGGCAAGCTGCCGGATCAGGCACGCCCGACCTCCTACCGGCTGGACCTGACGATCCTGCCCGATCAACCGCGCTTTTCGGGCCATGTCGAGATCGACGCGCTGGTGAAGGCGGAGACGCAGCACCTCTATCTCCACGGGCGCGACCTGAAGATGGGCCTCGCCACCGCGATCGTCGGCGGCAGGACGATCCCCGCAAAGTGGGTGCAGGTGGACCAGACCGGCACCGCGCGACTCGATTTCGCGAGCCCGCTGCCGGCCGGCAAGGTGACCTTGGCCTTCGATTATGACGCGCCCTTCGGGGAGAGTCCGTCGGGCCTCTACCGGATCAAGGTGGGCAATGACTGGTATAGTTGGAGCCAGTTCGAATCGATCGACGCGCGCGCGGCCTTCCCCTCGTTCGACGAGCCGGGCTTCAAGACGCCCTTCACGGTGACGATCACCACCAAGGCCGGCGCCAAGGCGGTGAGCAACGCGCCCGAGACGAATGTGACGCACATCCGCGTGGCGCCCACTTCCGCCGCCGCGCGCTTCGCCCGCGCGAACAAGCTGCCCGTGCCGAAGACGCTGGACGTCCACCATTTCCAGCCGACGCTGCCGCTTCCCACCTATCTGGTGGCGATGATGGCGGGCCCGTACATCACCGCCGACGGCAAGGCGCCCCCGGCCGCCAACCGCCCCGCCCCGCTGCCGCTCCGCATCGTCGCCACCAGGGCGCAGGCGGGCAAGCTGGACTATGCGCTGGCGGAAAGCCCGCGCATCGTGGAGCTGCTGGAAGCCTATTTCGGCCAGCCCTTCCCCTTCCCCAAGCTCGATCAGATCGGATCGCCGGTGATGCCCGGCGCGATGGAGAATGCGGGCGCCGACATTTACGGCGACGACATCCTCCTGCTGGGCGACGGCGCCACCACGCGCCAGAAGCAGAATTTCGGCATGGTCGTGTCGCATGAGCTGGCGCACCAGTGGTTCGGCGATCTCGTCACCCCAGCCTGGTGGGACGATATCTGGCTGAACGAGAGCTTCGCCAACTGGATGGGCTATCGCATCGGCAACGAGTGGCGGCCCGAGATGAATATCGGCGTGGGCGCGATCGACGAGGCGCTGGCCGCGATGAACACGGACGCGCTGGAAGTGGGCCGCCCGATCCACCAGACGATCACCGAGAACGGCCAGATCGACAGCGCCTTCGACGAGATCACCTATGGCAAGGGCGGCCAGGTGGTGGCGATGATCGCGGCCTATCTGGGCGACGAGGAATTCCGCGACGGCGTGCGCCTCCATCTGTCGCGCCACCGCTACGGCAATGCCACGTCAGACGAATTCTTCCAGGCACTGGCAGATGCGGCGCACGATCCGCGCGTGCTGCCCGCGCTGAAGAGCTTCACCGAGCAGCAGGGCGTACCGGTGGTGGATATCCGCCGCAAGGACGGCAAGCTGATCGCCAGCCAGTCGCGCTATGCGTTCCTGGGATCAACGCCCGCGCCGCTCAGTTGGGTGATCCCCTTGTGCCTGCGGCAGGGCGACGCCAAGACCTGCACGCTGATCGACAAGCCGACGATGGCGATCGGCCCGGCGGCGGCGAGCGCGATCATCCCCAATGCGGGCGGCGCGGGCTATTATCGCTTCACGCTGGCGCCGCAGGATTGGGCGGCCTTGATCGTGGCCTCCCCCACCCTCCCCGCCGGCGAGGCGCTGGCGGCGAGCGACAGCCTGTGGGCCGCCTTCCGATCGGGCAAGGCCGATGCGGCGCAGCTGATCGCGGCGGCGCGGGCGATGGCGGGATCGGCGGACTCGAACGTCGCGGTCGACGGCGGCAAGCGGCTGGCGGGTCTGCGCGCGGTCGGGCTGATCGGGGATGACTCGACCGCCGATTATCGCACGCTGATGGGCCGCCTCTATGCGCCCAAGCTCGCCGCGATCGGCTTCGATCCTGCGGCCGGCGCGCACAAGGCGGACGATCCCGACCGGCAGAAGCTGCGCCAGGATCTGGTCCGGCTGGTCGCGTCCGAGGCGGAGGACGATGCGGTGCGGAGCAAGCTGCTGACGGCGGCCGACGCCTATCTGGCCGGCAACAAGGCGGCGCTGGACGATGCCTTCCTCGGCACGGCGCTGGCGCTGACCGTGCAGAAGGGCGGGCTGCCGACCGCGAAGACGTTGCTGGAGCGGCTCGTGACCAGCGAGGATCCCCTGTTCCGCGCGCGTGCGCTGCAGGCGATCGCGGGCGCGGGCCATCCGGACATAGCGCGCTGGGTGTTCACGCTGAACGAGACGCGCCTGCGCCCGACCGAGCGCGTCGCGCTGATCGGCGGCCTCGCCGGGGCGATGCAGACGCGCGATATGACCGCCGACTGGATCCTCGCCCATTACGACAGCATCGCGAAGGGCAACGGCATCTTCATCTCCAGCCGCCTGCCCTCCGTGCTGGGCACGCAATGTTCGGCCGATCGCGCCAGGGAGATCGCCGACACGCTGGGGCCGAAGGTGAAGGCGCTGGGCGCGGGCGAACTGGCCTTCGCGCGGACGGTGGAGCGCATCCGCCACTGCGGCGACCTGAAGACGGCCAAGTCCGGCGAGGTGGCCGCGGCGCTGAAGGCGGCGGTGGCGGGCTGA
- a CDS encoding NADH dehydrogenase ubiquinone Fe-S protein 4 encodes MVQARIRPRIKSSMQSGRAREGAWVLEYEPAEAKRPDPLTGWAGSGDTRDQVRLGFPTLEAAKEYATRNGLAFHVTGGADPRALKIQAYADNFKGPDIF; translated from the coding sequence ATGGTCCAAGCCCGCATCCGCCCCCGCATCAAGAGCAGCATGCAATCCGGCCGCGCCCGCGAAGGCGCCTGGGTGCTGGAATATGAGCCGGCCGAGGCCAAGCGCCCCGATCCGCTCACCGGCTGGGCAGGATCGGGCGATACGCGCGATCAGGTGCGGCTGGGCTTCCCGACGCTGGAAGCGGCCAAGGAGTATGCGACGCGCAACGGCCTCGCCTTCCACGTGACCGGCGGCGCCGATCCCCGCGCGCTGAAGATCCAGGCCTATGCGGATAACTTCAAGGGCCCGGACATCTTCTGA
- the hrpB gene encoding ATP-dependent helicase HrpB, translating to MAELPILSVLPDLLAALEAAPNAVLVAPPGAGKTTAVAPALLDRPWCTGRVLLLGPRRLAVRAAAERIAANAGEQVGGRIGYATRLDSKQSAQTRMLAVTQGIFVQMIQSDPELAGISAVLFDEVHERSLDGDFGLALALDAQAALRPDLRIVAMSATLDGERFSRLLEGAPVIESEGRSFPIEHVHLGRAGDRIEDDMAAAIRRALAEREGGILAFLPGVAEIRRTAERLENLPGDVALHLLSGSAEPQAQRAAIQPERDGRRKLVLSTAIAETSLTIDGVRIVIDSGLARRPRYDRAAGLTRLVTERVSRAAATQRAGRAGRQGPGTVYRLWEQAATAGFPPHDPPEMLEADLSALLLACALWGVSDPTSLRWIDPPPAPAIAEARTRLMAFGMIDTDGRPTAHGKQVAALPVGPRLGHMLVRAGELGMARTAAEVAVLLSEQGLGGNDPDLDVRLRRWRTERGQRADGARKLAERWARLSSPPAGRSGPRGGQSDRDGAGPPPPPPASGRGDEVGACVALAFPDRVSRRRSGDGADWLSAGGRGFRLDTTSSLARAEWLAVAETQGSAAGARILSAAPIEQKEIESLYADRIQTQRHMKFDKATGGIVATRERRLGAVRLSGGADPEPDPDAIRQALVVAVADHGIDLLPWSNAATALRQRAAYAGAAVDLSDAALIERIDEWLPALVTGRRKLADVPGSALFEALETLLGWDGKRALDAAAPGHFTSPLGNRHAIDYAADGGPAVELRVQELFGLARHPMVGTTPLTLRLTSPAGRPIQTTKDLPGFWAGSWAAVAKEMRGRYPRHPWPDDPAGAAPTLRTKRASGG from the coding sequence ATGGCCGAATTGCCGATCCTGTCCGTACTGCCCGATCTGCTGGCGGCGCTCGAGGCCGCGCCCAATGCCGTGCTCGTCGCCCCACCCGGCGCGGGCAAGACGACCGCCGTGGCGCCGGCCCTGCTCGATCGGCCGTGGTGCACCGGCCGCGTGCTGCTGCTGGGGCCACGCCGTCTGGCCGTACGCGCCGCCGCCGAGCGGATCGCGGCCAATGCGGGCGAGCAGGTCGGCGGGCGGATCGGCTATGCGACGCGGCTCGACAGCAAGCAGAGCGCGCAGACGCGCATGCTGGCGGTGACGCAGGGCATCTTCGTGCAGATGATCCAGAGCGATCCCGAGCTTGCGGGAATCTCGGCCGTGCTGTTCGACGAGGTGCACGAGCGCAGCCTGGACGGCGATTTCGGCCTCGCGCTCGCGCTGGACGCGCAGGCGGCACTGCGACCGGACCTGCGGATCGTCGCCATGTCCGCCACGCTGGACGGCGAACGCTTCTCGCGCCTGCTGGAGGGTGCGCCCGTGATCGAGAGCGAGGGACGCAGCTTCCCGATCGAGCATGTCCATCTCGGCCGCGCGGGCGACCGGATCGAGGATGACATGGCCGCCGCGATCCGCCGCGCGCTGGCCGAACGCGAGGGCGGCATCCTCGCCTTCCTGCCCGGCGTGGCGGAGATACGACGCACAGCCGAGCGGCTGGAAAACCTCCCCGGCGACGTGGCGCTCCATCTGCTGTCGGGCAGCGCCGAGCCGCAGGCGCAGCGCGCGGCGATCCAGCCCGAGCGCGACGGGCGGCGCAAGCTCGTCCTCTCGACCGCCATCGCCGAGACCAGCCTGACGATCGACGGCGTGCGGATCGTGATCGACAGCGGGCTCGCGCGGCGCCCGCGCTACGATCGCGCGGCCGGGCTGACCCGGCTCGTGACCGAACGGGTCAGCCGGGCGGCCGCGACGCAGCGCGCGGGCCGCGCCGGGCGACAGGGGCCGGGCACCGTCTATCGCCTGTGGGAGCAGGCGGCGACGGCGGGCTTCCCGCCCCACGATCCGCCCGAAATGCTGGAAGCGGACCTCTCCGCCTTGCTGCTCGCCTGCGCGCTGTGGGGCGTGAGCGACCCCACCAGCCTGCGCTGGATCGATCCGCCCCCCGCCCCCGCCATCGCCGAGGCGCGCACGCGGCTGATGGCATTCGGCATGATCGATACGGACGGGCGACCGACCGCGCACGGCAAGCAGGTGGCAGCGCTGCCGGTGGGCCCGCGCCTCGGCCATATGCTGGTGCGCGCGGGCGAGCTGGGCATGGCGCGCACCGCGGCGGAGGTGGCGGTGCTGCTGTCCGAGCAGGGGTTGGGCGGCAACGATCCCGATCTGGACGTGCGGCTGCGGCGCTGGCGGACGGAGCGCGGCCAGCGCGCCGATGGCGCGCGCAAGCTGGCGGAACGATGGGCGCGCCTTTCCTCCCCTCCCGCCGGCAGGAGCGGACCGAGAGGTGGGCAATCCGACAGAGACGGCGCGGGCCCACCCCCGCCCCCTCCCGCGAGCGGGAGGGGCGATGAGGTTGGCGCGTGCGTCGCGCTCGCCTTCCCCGATCGCGTGTCGCGGCGGCGGAGCGGTGACGGGGCGGACTGGCTTTCGGCGGGCGGGCGCGGCTTCCGGCTGGATACCACCTCCTCGCTGGCGCGGGCCGAATGGCTGGCGGTGGCGGAGACGCAGGGATCGGCGGCCGGCGCGCGCATCCTCTCGGCCGCGCCGATCGAGCAGAAGGAGATCGAGTCGCTCTATGCGGACCGGATCCAGACCCAGCGCCATATGAAATTCGACAAGGCGACGGGTGGCATCGTCGCCACGCGCGAGCGGCGGCTGGGCGCGGTGCGGCTGTCGGGCGGCGCCGATCCCGAGCCCGATCCGGACGCGATCCGGCAGGCTTTGGTGGTGGCGGTGGCGGATCACGGGATCGATCTGCTGCCGTGGTCCAATGCGGCCACGGCGCTGCGCCAGCGCGCGGCTTATGCGGGCGCGGCGGTGGACCTGTCCGACGCGGCGCTGATCGAACGGATCGACGAATGGCTACCCGCTCTGGTGACCGGACGGCGCAAGCTGGCCGACGTACCGGGATCGGCCCTGTTCGAGGCGCTGGAAACTCTGCTGGGCTGGGACGGCAAGCGCGCGCTGGATGCGGCGGCGCCGGGCCATTTCACCTCGCCGCTGGGGAACCGCCACGCGATCGATTATGCGGCGGATGGCGGCCCGGCGGTGGAATTGCGCGTGCAGGAGCTGTTCGGCCTCGCCCGCCACCCGATGGTGGGAACCACGCCGCTCACGCTGCGCCTCACCTCCCCCGCCGGCCGCCCGATCCAGACGACGAAGGACCTGCCCGGCTTCTGGGCGGGCAGCTGGGCGGCGGTGGCGAAAGAGATGCGCGGCCGCTATCCGCGCCACCCCTGGCCCGACGATCCGGCGGGGGCGGCGCCTACACTCAGGACGAAACGCGCGAGCGGGGGATAA
- a CDS encoding sulfotransferase family 2 domain-containing protein has protein sequence MTQFAQTRPPRSVVADPWHQDFSEQIRYAAARLLGLRLISDVHERASELGIVLPVGKKRRKRLAAVQRAGMLFVHVPKNAGQSVSEALYRMQIRHNSIRYYRRAMPDLARLPSFAILRDPADRFLSAYHYGLSGGQPDNRITHGMRRRYMRFRSVDDALDHVEAARSPYEIDHIFRPQSWYVTDETGAVAVDRLLPMSDLAQLSTILPQLMRPIGRINCGGRKSTLLSPQAEARVRRLYAADYTLFDSLPRNGQDRADDGSPLRRTAH, from the coding sequence ATGACGCAGTTCGCGCAGACCCGTCCGCCCAGGTCCGTCGTGGCGGATCCGTGGCATCAGGATTTCTCCGAACAGATACGCTACGCCGCCGCGCGCCTGCTGGGGCTGCGCCTGATCAGCGACGTGCACGAGCGGGCGAGCGAGCTTGGCATCGTCCTGCCGGTCGGGAAGAAGCGCAGGAAGCGGCTCGCGGCCGTGCAGCGCGCCGGCATGCTGTTCGTCCATGTCCCCAAGAATGCCGGGCAATCGGTGAGCGAGGCGCTCTACCGGATGCAGATCCGGCATAATTCGATCCGCTATTATCGCCGGGCGATGCCCGATCTCGCCCGTCTGCCGAGCTTCGCGATCCTGCGCGATCCGGCCGACCGCTTTCTCTCCGCCTATCATTACGGCCTTTCCGGGGGCCAGCCGGACAATCGGATCACGCACGGGATGCGGCGCCGCTACATGCGCTTCCGCTCGGTCGACGATGCGCTGGATCATGTGGAGGCGGCGCGATCGCCCTACGAGATCGATCACATCTTCCGCCCGCAAAGCTGGTACGTGACCGACGAGACCGGCGCGGTGGCGGTTGATCGCCTGCTGCCGATGAGCGATCTCGCGCAGCTTTCGACGATCCTGCCGCAATTGATGCGACCGATCGGCCGCATCAATTGCGGGGGCCGGAAATCGACCCTCCTGTCGCCGCAAGCCGAGGCGCGGGTCCGCCGTCTGTATGCCGCGGATTATACGCTGTTTGATTCCCTGCCGAGGAACGGACAAGATCGGGCCGATGACGGGAGCCCGCTCAGGCGAACGGCGCACTAG